The sequence AAATAATATCTATATTCACTCTTTCACCTTCCTATTGTGCCCCGCTTCCCTTCAACACTGAACTAAATGTCTTAAATATAATCTTAATATCCAGCCACAGGCTCTGATGCTCAACATAATACATTTCCATCTTCTGTCTCTCGCCACTTTCATATGTAGCATTATTTCTCGCATATGCCTGCCAGTATCCTGTTAGCCCCGGCTGTACACTTAAAAGCTTGGCTGTATCCTTTCCATATATTTCAATTTCCTTTTCTACAATTGGACGAGGTCCTACTATAGATATATCACCTTTAAGAATATTGATAAGCTGTGGCAGCTCATCGAGGCTTGATTTCCTTATGAAATTCCCCACCTTTGTTATTCTCGGATCATTGTCTATCTTAAATTCTGTTCTGTATTGTAACAGCTGCTCCGGTGTCAATATTTTTTCTATATCAACATCAATATTTTTCATACTTCTGAATTTATATACGCATATTTTCTTTCCGTTTTTTCCTATTCTTATATGACCATAAAAAGGATTACTTCCATCCTCAGCAATTACACATATCATAATAATTAAGAATACTGGTGATAATATAATCAATCCTATTGCAGATAACACAATATCAAATGTTCTTTTTATTATAAGATATATATGTCTGCCAAATGTTTTTTCTACTTTATATACGCTTTCATCATACTGATAAGGAACTTTGTTCTCAAGTATTTCACTAATGGCACCTATCTGTTCATCAATTTCTAATTGTTTCATAATATGCTTCGGATGATATACTACACATCTTCCCATTGCCATAACAAAACGCTTTATATCTCCCTTCATACTTTTGTCATATGGCATATCATAACTCTCTGAAGTTGCTGCTATCTGCTCATATTCTTTAGGACGAAAACTCCATTCTCCTATCAAACCTGGTTTTATAGTAAGTTTTCTTTTTTGTAAAGGAATATAGTTCATGTATTCCACTACCGATGGTGATTGGGGACCTATAATCCCTATATCCCCACACAATAAATTATAAGCCACTGGAAGTTTATCTAAGTGTAGCCTGAACAATATTCTACCAGTTACCATATATGGATTCTTACCGTTATTCATACAATCCTGTGCATTCATTTTCATCGTACGGAATCTATATTGCAGATACTTTCGTCCATTCCTGCCGATTCTGACACTTGAAATTATTATCTTACCTGGCGATTCAATTAACATTCCAATTCCAACGAATGGAATTAATATTAATGTCAGCACACATCCTATAAGACCTGCAATAACCTCAATAGTTCTCCTTATAATCACCTGATAAAACATCATGTTCTTAGATGACATATAGCTTATTGTAGCATAGGAACCTATCTTTTTAAATTGTTTATACCCATCACACAATTCATATTCTCTTAATCTGACATGAACATTTTTACCTATGCTCTGTAATGTTGATATAATCTCTGAACTCAGCTGATCATCTATATCGTTTGCCGATAATAATACTGAGTCAGCCTCTCTTTCCTCAATAGCCTGAATATATGTATCTTTATCTGCTATAACATCTACACCATAATAATCATTGCCTATTTGATTACTATCAGTTAGTACAATGCCGACTATTTTATAGTTATCATCATTTTTCAGTCCTGACATTGTCTCTTCAATGTACCATGAATCGCTTATTACCACAACCCGTTCCTGATATCTGTCACTTGCATATGCAACTCGTAATATTCTCTTTAGCACCTGTCTTCCCATTAACATGACCGGACATGATACAACTATAAATATAAGCATCATAGACCTCGAATAATTAGCGCTGTTTTTCAAAAAGAACAACACAACCATAACGAGAACTGATATATAAACAATTGTTTTTACGGTTTCGATTACCTCTTTTGTTATATTTCTACTTATGAAATCAATATTCTTCATAAAAATCAGATTAATCAGAATATACATTATCGAAATCAATAAAAATAATATTATATAATCACTCCTGTGAATATTATTTTCTCCTTCTATCCAGTTAAACTTAACTAAATATGCCATGCAAAACGATATTATCAGTGTTACCACATCCACAATGTACATAAAATACATGGCTGTTTTCTTTGAACTATTCATAATTCATCCTTTATGTAATTATCTATTAAATATGTTTATTCCTCATATCAATATACACAACTACGGAGCCAAAATCCTCCAAGAAGAAAGGTATTCTCTCTACCCCTCCCAACGAAATTCAGCTCCGTACAGGTTATTCCTCGCTCTTAACTTTCTTCACCGTATTTTCCATAATATTTGCCGTAATACTTGCCATAGTATCTGCCGTAATATGAATTACCAGCCATATCAACCTTATTAAGAACGCATCCAAGAATCTTGCAGCCTACAAGGTCAAGCTGTTCTTTGGATTTCCTTGCGAACTTGTAGCTTATATCTCCTGCACCTATTACAAGTATTCCGCCATCACAGAACTTAGACATAACAGCGGCATCGATAACACTTCCTATTGGTGGTGTATCAACTATTATCATGTCAAATGTCTCTCTTGCACTTTCAATCAGTTCAGCAAATCTGTCATTTCCAACCAGTTCACTTGGGTTAGGAGGAACAGGACCTGCGAATATCATGCAGAAATTAGGCTCATCACTTACGCTTATAACATCTGTAAGTTCATTTTTTCCTGAAAGGTAATGAGTAAGACCATATTTAATCTTACCTTTTCTCCATCTGTTCTTCATAACTGATTTTCTTGTATCAGCATCTATAAGAAGTGTCTTCATTCCGTTCTGCGCAAATGACATTGCTAACTCAAATGATACTGTACTCTTACCTTCTCCTGGTGTTGTACTTGTTATGAATATTACCTTATTATTATCTCCTGAGAACTCTATGTTTGTTCGTAACATTTTATATGCTTCCCTTGTTCTGAAATCAAGATAACTTTTCTTTACTGAAAACTCCTGCATTTTTATTCCTCCACGCTTTCTTTAGCACCATTACTTTTCTTCTTATTCTCAAGTTCAGATGCCTTAAAGCTTCTTCCCTTATCATCATTCATAGTGATATCGGTTTTTGAACCACCTTTTGAAGGTACTGGTACTCTTCTCTTACCCTGATTACTATTCTGTCCTTCATTAACAGGGATAAGTGCCAGTGTACTGAGTCCAAGGTATCTCTCAATATCTTCAGAAGTCTTGATTGTATCATCAAGAAGATGCTGTATGATAATAACTGCTGCTGATATTACAATACCCACAAGAACACCTATTATAGTCCACTTAGGAATTGAAGGTGATACTGGTTCATCAGGAAGATTAGCCTGATCAACAACATTTACCGCTTCAATATCCATAACTTCTGTTATATGCTTGGCTGCCAGATCTCTGACTGAATTGGCTATCTTCTGTGCCTGTTCAGGTTCTGGATCTGTAACTGTAATTGCTATAATTCTTGTATCTGTAGCATTAGATGCTGATACTCTTTTAACAAGACTTTCGTATGTTTCATCAAGCTTAAGATCGTTAATAACACCTTCTATAACATATCTGCTTGTAACAAGCTGCTCATAATCTTTTGAAAGTGTTGATGATAACTGTACATCACTATAAGTAACTGATCCGCTTGCATTCTGCTTGTTAAGAATATATACCTTTGTTGTTGACTCATACTGTGGTGTAATAACAAAGAAGCTGTACATAAACGCAACCGATCCACACACTAAAGCTGCCACAACAATAATCCATAATCTGTGAATTAATACTCCAAATATTTCACGGAGGTCTATTTCAATGTTCTCTGTCTCTTTACTTTTTTCCTGCATTATATAATCTCCTTAATCTTATTCTGACATTCTATAAAAGCCTGTCCATGGCATTGCCATATAATATATCATCAACATACTGTTCATTATATTTTTTATACAGCATGTCGGCACATTCCTGAATCTTAGGTGTACGGCTGCCTTCACATCGGTGTGAATCAGTTCCGACATAATCAACTATCTGCTCACTAAGCAGTTTCTGTAGAAATTTCTTTATATCCTTGCCTATATCACCAAGTATGCTTGATGCATTAACCTGAATTTCTACACCCATATTCTTGATTTCACGCACATTTTCAATATCATCTACCATACATCCATACCGCTCAACATGCGCAATAATTGGCTGATAGCCTTCACTCATTATCTCATCTAATGAATTACGTATATACTGATATGGATCAGATGGCATAAATTCAACAAGTACATAATCTGTCCCATTCATCCTGCTGATGCGTCCGCTGTCAACACCTTCACATAATTCATCATGATACAGGATTTCATTTCCCTGATATAACTTTATTCCTAAATTACATTCATCTGCTGCTTCCTGTACCTCATCAATAAGCGCACTTACCTTCTCTGGTGAAGCATTGTGATGTCCGCTTTTAAAATGTGGTGTCGCAATAATATGCGTTATCCCCTCATTATGTGCGATTTCCAGCATCTTTAATGTCTCAGACATATCCCTTGAGCCATCATCTATTCCCGGAAGGATATGGCAATGAACATCTACGATATAATCCGCTGCCTTTTTCTTCTTTCCAAATAACATACTATTCCCTGTACTTTGTGATTCTTCTTATTTATAATAGGTTAACTTTAAATAAGCCTTAAATATCTTAACAATGTGCAATAGTAATGTCAACCAAACTGTAAAAAATTTAAGAATTTTGGCAAATCAGGGCAAAAAAAATCCCCCGGTGGGACATTACATGTCCGTCCAGGGGATTTCTAATGTGTTATAAATCTCACATCGGCTGCTTTCTATACTCATCATTCCTGCTGATTGCAAGATTAGCAAACAAATCTTGCGAATCACATCCTTTACTATAGTATGCCGTTAACATATTTGCTGTTATTGACTTACCGAACCGTCTTGGTCTGCTGTTACATACATACCCTTGTAATGTGTTCATTATCTTGTTAGTATATTCCAGCAATCCCGTTTTATCTATATATATTTCAGAATTGATTGCAACTTCAAATGCACTGTTGTCAGGATTGACAAATACCCCAATACGCAGCCTCCTTACTTCCTACCCAATCAGTTCATAACTCTCATTAATTTCCCCAGCCTTAATCTGAGCCAGTCTCTCCGCAATCCTGCTCTTAACCAGCTCGGCTACCTCTTTTTTCTTAAGCTCACCATACTCTGAATAAAGAATAGGCTTTAAGAAATGTACCTGTGTATCTACTCTTTCAAATGTATTGCTGTTCATGGATTTATACGAATCAAAAAGTGCTACAGGAACAATAGGCGTCTTCGACTGTAAACTGCATGAAAAACAGCCTGCCTGAAATTCCTGAAGTTCATTCTTATTGTCAGTGTAACCCCCCTCAGGAAATATAAGGAAATTCCTTCCTGACCTGACCTGTCTGGTAACATCCATAATAGCCCTTACCTTGTCACGGTTATTATCAAGATCAATAACAACTGCATCAATAAGACCACATACCTGACGGCTCATAAGTCTTTCAGCCTGCTTCTTTCCCCAGAGGACACCACACGGCTTATCCTGTGCAAGAATAATTCCCAGCGCATCATATTTCCCCTGATGATTAGGATACATTATGTAATTGCTGTCCGTTGGAATATTCTCTCTGCCATATACCCTTGTTCTCGTTCTGGCATGTCTTCTCATGTAGTCAATAATCCACTTGGCATATACAAATCTTTCTTTCTCTGAATAGCGGTTCTTGTTGGCAATCATCTTATTAGCTTTAGGTACAGCATGAAGCACCATGCGCCAGCTTGATATAACAGTACATTTGAAACGCAGATTAAACATTATAACCCCTCATCTTTCTATATAATACCTGCTACAGATGCAAAATATTTTTCAAAATCACCACGAATAAGTGCATATCCTGCCTCATTCGGATGCATCCCATCCTTACTATAATATGCCTTCATGTCATCAAGTGCAAGAAAGCTTTCACGAAGACTTAATATTTCACAGCCATTTTCCTTGGCGACAGCTCTCATTATGTCGCCATATTCTGCATACTCGTACTGCATCTGCTGAACTGAGTTCACATATTCTGACATAACTTCCCTGCTGATTCCGCTTTCAAGCAGATGTGAAAGATACACTTCAATAGCAATCGGAGGTGCAATTACTGCTGTTACTGCTGCTCCCTTTTCCTGCAACAAATATATCATATCCTCATAATTCTTCTTAAAATCCTGTGGGGCAACTCTGTGCCTGTGTTCATAGTCACATTTGCCCTCACATATCGACTTCCAGTCATAGTCGCAGTCGTTACCGCCACATTCAAGAAATGCCACATCAGGTACCGGATAACTTGACATTACCTGTGTAAGCCACATTTTTACTCTCTCTGATGTGAATGTCGGCATTGCAAAATTTAAAAACTTCATATTATATTGTGCCTGCATTTTCTCAAAACCGATTGCATCTGAGCTGTGATAATTCCACACTTCATCCGGCATAACCCCGCGCATAAGCGAGTCGCCAAACATGTAATATGTTTTCATAACCCGCCTCTTATCTTAAATTAGGAGCCGGAAGAGGATTCTCTGGTGTAACTGCATCCCAGTAATTGTTCATAAGCTTCTCTAATGCTCTCTGTGGAATCATTGGCTGCGAAGCATAATCAATCATATCCTGAGGGATATCTTCACCTTTTCCCATAACCTTACCGATTTCTGTATATCTCTTAAGATATTCATTAATCTGATTTACCATTGGTGGAATTGCAAACATTTCACTCTGCGGACAAAGGAGAGCCTGATATCTGCCCTTGCCATAGATAAAATTAAATTCCTTGATAAGTGCATCATATATCTCCTGAGTCCTTCCGTATCCACATGATGATATAACATAGAACTTCTTGCCGCTTACATCATAACGGAATTCGTGGAACGCATTATCTCCGATATCTCTTACCTTGCCATTGTAAGTCTCCATAAGTGGCATGATTCTGTCAACAAATGTTTTCATTGGACCTGGCATGCCAAAGAAATACAGTGGAAAACTGTATATTATCACATCTGCATTCATGAATTTAACATGAACATCCTGCATAACATCATTGATAACGCACTGTCCCGCTGTCTTTCCCCAACAGCTCATGCATCCCATACATGGCTTAATATCCATATCTTTAACTGTAAGAAGCTCAATTTCAGCTTCCGGATTAGTCTCCTTAAGTCCTTTAAGAACCGCATTTGTCATCTGCATAGTATTACTCTTAGGTCCTTTAGGACTTCCGTTTACTACCAAAACCTTCATTATTAATCCTCCTTGTTTTCCGCAGGAAAATCCGAGCCTCTCTGGCGAGGAGAGGATTTATCCTCCATAAACTTCTCAAATGCTTTAAACTGTTTTCTCATCGTGTCATATCCATACTGATAGCACTGAAGAAGTTTTTCATTATTATTCTCAAAGTGTCTTATCATCTGCTCCTCCGGACGGATAACAAAGACCTTTCCCTCTTTCACAAGCTTTTTCATGAACTTATCCTGCCTGTCATAAGCCTGCCTTCTGTGTGCCATAGCATCACAAAGTTCCGGATATTTCTTGTAGCTCCACTCTATAAGCTTCTTTACCTTAGAATAATCTGTAGGCTTAGAACCCTCCGGCTTGGTAAGTACAACAACAATCTTATCGCACCCCTTCTCAACTGCTCTTTCAAGCGGTATCGAATCGATAATACTTCCATCAAGATAATGATAGCCGTCAATTTCAACAGGTTCACATATAAATGGCACAGAGCAGCTTGCCATCTGACACTTCAAGAATTCATCCTTCGTCTTAAAATTCCCTTTATACTCAGCCTTTCCAGTCTCGCAATTAACAACAACACTCTCACACTCTGTCTTAGATGCGAAAAATGTGTC is a genomic window of [Eubacterium] eligens ATCC 27750 containing:
- a CDS encoding YveK family protein, which translates into the protein MQEKSKETENIEIDLREIFGVLIHRLWIIVVAALVCGSVAFMYSFFVITPQYESTTKVYILNKQNASGSVTYSDVQLSSTLSKDYEQLVTSRYVIEGVINDLKLDETYESLVKRVSASNATDTRIIAITVTDPEPEQAQKIANSVRDLAAKHITEVMDIEAVNVVDQANLPDEPVSPSIPKWTIIGVLVGIVISAAVIIIQHLLDDTIKTSEDIERYLGLSTLALIPVNEGQNSNQGKRRVPVPSKGGSKTDITMNDDKGRSFKASELENKKKSNGAKESVEE
- a CDS encoding lysophospholipid acyltransferase family protein, with protein sequence MFNLRFKCTVISSWRMVLHAVPKANKMIANKNRYSEKERFVYAKWIIDYMRRHARTRTRVYGRENIPTDSNYIMYPNHQGKYDALGIILAQDKPCGVLWGKKQAERLMSRQVCGLIDAVVIDLDNNRDKVRAIMDVTRQVRSGRNFLIFPEGGYTDNKNELQEFQAGCFSCSLQSKTPIVPVALFDSYKSMNSNTFERVDTQVHFLKPILYSEYGELKKKEVAELVKSRIAERLAQIKAGEINESYELIG
- a CDS encoding CpsD/CapB family tyrosine-protein kinase, whose protein sequence is MQEFSVKKSYLDFRTREAYKMLRTNIEFSGDNNKVIFITSTTPGEGKSTVSFELAMSFAQNGMKTLLIDADTRKSVMKNRWRKGKIKYGLTHYLSGKNELTDVISVSDEPNFCMIFAGPVPPNPSELVGNDRFAELIESARETFDMIIVDTPPIGSVIDAAVMSKFCDGGILVIGAGDISYKFARKSKEQLDLVGCKILGCVLNKVDMAGNSYYGRYYGKYYGKYYGKYGEES
- a CDS encoding sugar transferase; translation: MNSSKKTAMYFMYIVDVVTLIISFCMAYLVKFNWIEGENNIHRSDYIILFLLISIMYILINLIFMKNIDFISRNITKEVIETVKTIVYISVLVMVVLFFLKNSANYSRSMMLIFIVVSCPVMLMGRQVLKRILRVAYASDRYQERVVVISDSWYIEETMSGLKNDDNYKIVGIVLTDSNQIGNDYYGVDVIADKDTYIQAIEEREADSVLLSANDIDDQLSSEIISTLQSIGKNVHVRLREYELCDGYKQFKKIGSYATISYMSSKNMMFYQVIIRRTIEVIAGLIGCVLTLILIPFVGIGMLIESPGKIIISSVRIGRNGRKYLQYRFRTMKMNAQDCMNNGKNPYMVTGRILFRLHLDKLPVAYNLLCGDIGIIGPQSPSVVEYMNYIPLQKRKLTIKPGLIGEWSFRPKEYEQIAATSESYDMPYDKSMKGDIKRFVMAMGRCVVYHPKHIMKQLEIDEQIGAISEILENKVPYQYDESVYKVEKTFGRHIYLIIKRTFDIVLSAIGLIILSPVFLIIMICVIAEDGSNPFYGHIRIGKNGKKICVYKFRSMKNIDVDIEKILTPEQLLQYRTEFKIDNDPRITKVGNFIRKSSLDELPQLINILKGDISIVGPRPIVEKEIEIYGKDTAKLLSVQPGLTGYWQAYARNNATYESGERQKMEMYYVEHQSLWLDIKIIFKTFSSVLKGSGAQ
- a CDS encoding flavodoxin family protein; translated protein: MKVLVVNGSPKGPKSNTMQMTNAVLKGLKETNPEAEIELLTVKDMDIKPCMGCMSCWGKTAGQCVINDVMQDVHVKFMNADVIIYSFPLYFFGMPGPMKTFVDRIMPLMETYNGKVRDIGDNAFHEFRYDVSGKKFYVISSCGYGRTQEIYDALIKEFNFIYGKGRYQALLCPQSEMFAIPPMVNQINEYLKRYTEIGKVMGKGEDIPQDMIDYASQPMIPQRALEKLMNNYWDAVTPENPLPAPNLR
- a CDS encoding CpsB/CapC family capsule biosynthesis tyrosine phosphatase, with translation MLFGKKKKAADYIVDVHCHILPGIDDGSRDMSETLKMLEIAHNEGITHIIATPHFKSGHHNASPEKVSALIDEVQEAADECNLGIKLYQGNEILYHDELCEGVDSGRISRMNGTDYVLVEFMPSDPYQYIRNSLDEIMSEGYQPIIAHVERYGCMVDDIENVREIKNMGVEIQVNASSILGDIGKDIKKFLQKLLSEQIVDYVGTDSHRCEGSRTPKIQECADMLYKKYNEQYVDDILYGNAMDRLL
- a CDS encoding SGNH/GDSL hydrolase family protein; amino-acid sequence: MKTYYMFGDSLMRGVMPDEVWNYHSSDAIGFEKMQAQYNMKFLNFAMPTFTSERVKMWLTQVMSSYPVPDVAFLECGGNDCDYDWKSICEGKCDYEHRHRVAPQDFKKNYEDMIYLLQEKGAAVTAVIAPPIAIEVYLSHLLESGISREVMSEYVNSVQQMQYEYAEYGDIMRAVAKENGCEILSLRESFLALDDMKAYYSKDGMHPNEAGYALIRGDFEKYFASVAGII
- a CDS encoding patatin-like phospholipase family protein, which gives rise to MSEVKTGLVLEGGAMRGIFSAGVLDYMLKKDIYYDYVIGVSAGAGNAVNYVSRQEGRTKKIITHENAESYYGVGQLFENKKILNLEMLVAEYALKDIPYDFDTFFASKTECESVVVNCETGKAEYKGNFKTKDEFLKCQMASCSVPFICEPVEIDGYHYLDGSIIDSIPLERAVEKGCDKIVVVLTKPEGSKPTDYSKVKKLIEWSYKKYPELCDAMAHRRQAYDRQDKFMKKLVKEGKVFVIRPEEQMIRHFENNNEKLLQCYQYGYDTMRKQFKAFEKFMEDKSSPRQRGSDFPAENKED